The following is a genomic window from Pseudophryne corroboree isolate aPseCor3 chromosome 3, aPseCor3.hap2, whole genome shotgun sequence.
gtaataatgaatGCACTCACAGACATGAAATAAAATACAGCATGTAGAGGATCAGAGAGACTCTTGTACAAGAGGGCTGCTGCCGAAGAATAATCACCGCAAAGTCCCAGTAATGTGCCGTCTCCAGCCACACAGAGAACACAGCTCCCGTCCGTACGTCCTCGTCCTCACCAACTCCCTGCTTTAGCGCTTTCGGActtcgtccttcatcagaagcatgcttGTTtgtaagacggtgttgcactattattTTCTTTTCCTTTTAAGTCATCTATGAAGGAGATCTGTTCCATTGAGTGACAGCAGCTATCTCAGCATTTCTGATTATCTACATGCAATATTACAACCgctttatgtgagtgggaccatacaATCTAAAGCTTGTTGGTGTTTTaaacagagttgcactatgttcTGTATGTTTTTTTGCATTTTAGACCTATGAAATTTTATCATATATGAGACCATCTATGAGAACCAAATCAGACTCCATTGTGTAAGGCTATTTTGATTTGAGGGtattaagtagcgccacgtggtgccacatccaTTGTTTTGTTATGTATATGTAATTATACCTTTAAGAAGCAATACAGTTTCACCCATCAAAATTGTTTGCAAATATTCTGGATATTTTTTAATGTGCTGGTATCTTGTTGATTTTAAAATGATTAAATTATTGTCTTAAACAGGTACTCAAGGTCCTATTGGTCCAGGTGGTCCTGGCGGTACTATCAGTCCAGGTAGTACTGATGGTCCTGTTAGTCTAGGCGGTCCTGAAAGTGTAACTGGTCCTGGTGGTCCAAGCATTCTTGGTGGCCCTAGTGCTCCTCCTGGTCCAGGTGCCACTCCACCTCCACCACTATTTGGTAATGTCTATCCAGCTGCCAACACCCCACTATATTACCGAGAAAATTACCCTGTGTGTTATATTGCATTGAATTAATATAAATTTTTACTATAATGTCATTAATGTTAGGGCCTCTACGATAGCAAGGCATTAGTTTAGTATTTTTCAAAAGTGATAAATCTGGGTCAGTGGTTATCAAGATAATTGCTATGTATATGTAATTATACCTTTAAGAAAGAATACACTTTCATTGATCAAAGTTGTTTGCAAGTATTCTGAATATTTTATAATGTGCTAGTATCTTGTTGATTTTAAAACATGATTAAACTATTGTCTTAAACAGGTAATCAAGGTCCTGGCAATACTATTGGTCAAGGTGGTCCTGGCAGTTATGGTAGTCTAACTGGTCCTGGTGGTCCAAGCATTCCTGGTGGCCCTAGTGCTCCCCCTGGTCCAGGTTCACCTCCACCACTATTTGGTAATGTCTATTTAGCTGCCAACACCCACATTTTATCAATGAGAAATTGACCCTGTGTGCTATGTTCCATTGAATTGCCATCCATTTTTACTACCATTTCCTTTACCActcaactgacaatttattttgacgaaaaccgctccgaaattgtcaggattttttatgagtgaattaggagaagaacatgaatttaaccctatcccaaatgattttagtttaaaaaaaggaaaaaaaataatatattttttaaatatattttttccaaACATCGACACATCGATccggaacatcacgaccatcggaacatcaggaacattgtgaccatcgaggctttcattttgaaagccgggacagcctgcaggtatacagaaggggatctgggggtggcttgggagggttcatttacactccccagcggctgccattgtctgcaacccctggagggaggggatcctgccgcgctgaccgatcagcagtgttcggcagcacggcaatcagtacagGAAGAGTGAAGGGAGGCCGAGAGACCTTCCGgtctctctgacagcagcagcggagggaagtttatcttccctgccgctgctaacactctctatctgactggtcgcatcctgtgtgaccaggtcagatagagcacttgcaggcatggtcgcatctgatgcgaccatgccaggaaagTGGTTGATGTTAGGTCCTCTAAGATAGCAAGGCATTAGTTTAGTATTTTTCAAAAATGATCAATCTGGGTCAGTGGTTGTCAAGGGTCATAATTGTTATGTATATGTAATTATATCTTTAATTAAGAATACAATTTCATTGATCAAAATTGTTTGTAAATATTTTGGATATTTTTTAATGTGCTAGTATCTTGTTGATTTTAAAATATGATTAAACTATTGTCTTAAACAGGTACTCAAGGTCCTATTGGTCCTGGTGGTCTTGGCAGTCCTGGTATTTTAACTGGTCCTGGTGGTCCAAGCATTTCTGGTGGCCCTAGTGCTTCTTCTGGtccaggtgctcctccacctccaccaCTATTGGGTAATGTTTACCCAGTTGCCTACACCCACATTTTATCACTGAGAAATTGAACCTCTGTGCTATGTTCCACTGAATTAACATTAATTTTTACAACCATGTCCTTAAGCATGGCATTAGTTTAGTATTTTTCAATAGTTATAAATCTGGGTCAGTGGTTATCAAGGTTCATAATTGTTATGTATTTGTAATTATACCTTTAGAAAATAATACAATTTCACCAACCAAAATTGATTTGCAAATATTCTGGATTTTTTATAATGTACTGGTATCTTGTTGATTTTAAAATGTGATTAAACTATTGTCTCAAACAGGTAATCAAGGTCCTATTGGTCCAGGTGGCCCTGGCGGTCCTACTGGCCCAGGTGGCCCTGGCGGCCCTATTGGTCCAGGTGGTCCTGGCAGTTTTGCTGGTCATGGTGTCCTAACTGGTCATGGTGGTCCAAGCATTCCTGGTGGGGCCTGGTTTTCCTCTTGGTCCCACATTTTATCACTGAGAAATTGaccctctgtgctacagtatgctcCACTGAATTACCATTAATTTTTACTACCATGTCCTTAAGCATGGCATTAGTTTAGCATTTTTCAAAAGTGATAAATCTGGGTCAGTGGTTATCAAGGTTCATAATTGTTATGTATTTGTAATTATACCTTTAGAAAATAATACAATTTCACCAACCAAAATTGATTTGCAAATATTATGGATTTTTTTTATAATGTACTGGTATCTTGTTGATTTTAAAATTTGATTAAACTATTGTCTCAAACAGGTAATCAAGGTCCTATCGGTACAGGAGGCCCTAGCGGTCCTACTGGTCCAGGTGGTCCAGGCAGTTTTGTTGGTCATGGTGTGCTAACTGGTCCTGGTGGTCCAAGCATTCCTGGTGGGCCTGGTTTTCCTCTTGGTCCAGGTGCCCCTCCACCTCCACCACCATTTGGTAATGTCCATCCAGTTGCCAATATTAAAGAAACAGGACAGCCCCCACATTATTTTCTTGGAAACAGACCACCACCTCCAAATAATGGAAATCCTCCACCAGATCCAGATAGTCATGAATCTATCATTGCTCGACCATTAAAAGAAAACCTGTGGGATACTGGCAATCCACCAGTTAATAGTGCACTGCACGGCCGACCCATAAATGTGAGTATTGAAAAATGAAGTTCTCCCAAACAATCCTGTCACATAATATATGAAAGTACAATATAGTTAATAAGACAAAATGAAATATTTAGATATTTACAAGACTGCCAAGAGCTCCACCAGGTCTTGATACTGGGTGGTGCTTGGCTATACTCTGCGTCACATATGTAGAATCTATGTACTGAGGGGGCTGTGGCAGCAACATCTTGGGGATGTATCATTAAGCCTGCACAGCAATGCCCACTCACGTTCTTGGCATCCCTGGATATTTGTACTGTCAGGTATAATTATACAAGATACACATGTAACTGAAAGCcaatacaccccccaccccccccaccctttcCAGGACAcaaacttttttaatttttatgtaaaaaaaatttgTAAAGCAAGAACATGTTGTGCTTCACAATAGGTTAATGCCATAATTACatatgcagtataataataatggacataattacagtatataatactgtACCATGCAACTGCTAAATGAAAAAAAATGGCACACGATTACAGACTGATTAAATACTGCACAGAGTTTTAATAAcacaataaatatacagtatgtaaacctGTGGATCTGTTAATAAAGGTATTGTTTTTAAGAACTTTTATAAAACAATTCTTGACAAGTTGCATAAATACATGTTAGGTATACTGTGTTTTTTTTAAGGAATGCTGAGTGTTATACAAATCAAGTATGGTATGTCAATTACCACCTtgccaaaaaaaaagtaaaaaaaaattgttacatTAATGTTACAATGTAATATTTCAGCCTCTCCCTGAGGAAAACATGCAAAAGGCATGCTCCTTGTAAGAATGGTTCTGGAAGTTATCCTTCAAGGGCACCACATCTAGAAGACCATACATATGAGAGTAACACAAGCCACCTTCAAAAACCATCCCATCCACCAATAAGAAAGAACCATTCTGGGTAGAAACAAATGCCAAAGTAGGTTAACTGGCCTGATTGTTTTGATAGACATTTTAAGTAGAGCCATTTTTAGACCCCACGGGCCTGGGACAAATTTCTGGTTTTGACCACTATTGTCTTTTGTTTTCCATGCTATTCCCCGGTATCTTTCCCTTATACCGTACCAAACACACTTATAcacaggttttttcacagtaaggacaatacgtgtttggaattccctgcctgaaagagtagtaatggcggactcagtcaacacctttaagaatgggttagataaattcctattggataaagatattcagggttatggtgcgtaggcacgcattatagttaatataactagtcctaacataaaaataactagtcctataataagactgaataggagaccataaataggttgaactcgatggacaattgtcttttttcaaccttagttactatgttactatccccATAGCCAGCCCACTCACCCCTTTAGTAATCTATTTGCACTCTCCCTTTTAGTAACACATTTCCCTCCTCCCtacaacacatagggggtaattctgagttgatcgcagcaggaactttgttagcagttgggcaaaaccatgtgcactgcaggggaggcagatataacatgtgcagagagagttagatttgggtgtggtgtgttcaatctgcaatttaaattgcagtgtaaaaataaagcagccactatttaccctgcacagaaacaaaatcacccacccaaatctaactctctctgcacatgttatatctgcctcccctgcagtgcacatggttttgcccaactgctaacaaaggccctcattccaagttgttcgctcgcaagctgcttttagcagcattgcacatgctaagccgccgcctactgggagtgaatcttagcttagcaaaattgcgaacgaaagatttgcaatattgcgaaaagacttctctgtgcaatttctgagtagctcgagacttactcttccagtgcggtcagttcagtgcttgtcgttcctggtttgaagtcacaaacacacccagcgttcacccagacacttctccgtttctccagccactcccgcgtttttcccagaaacggtagcgttttttcacacactcccataaaacggccagtttccgcccagaaacacccacttcctgtcaatcacactccgatctccagaacgaagaaaaaaccttgtaatgccgtgagtaaaataccaaacttcatagcaaatttacttggcgcagtcgcagtgcgaacattgcgcatgcgcaattagcggaaaaacgctgcgatgcgaagaaaattactgagcgaacaactcggaatgaccaccaaagttcctgctgcgatcaactcagaattacccccattgtccactcCCTCTTGTAGAAACAATTCAACCTTTCATCCAGTCGCAACACATAAACACAATGCTACCATACATAATTACTTTATGCCACAAACGTATGGGCTTTCTGCGCACATTGAACTACATTGACCATTGAAATTAACTGGAATTCTCACTTATTTCAGTGGTTTTAAGTTAATCTCAACTGTCTAAAACCAGTGAAATTATTTATAGAGATTTCATAAGGATTTTGCAAATCAGTCTTTTCTAGAATCACCCCAAATCTAATCTACAATGCTGAAATCAGTAATTTCTATGCTTGCATGTATTTtgataaaatgtttgaaaaatatgAATATTTACACCATTATTGGCCTTCAGTAGACTACTGTAAATGAATTGTAAATTGCTATGTACTATAATTCAGTAAAAACAAGAGATTTAATAGATTCCACTCCCCAATTAGTTCACAGGgtaattactgtatgtatgtaaaaAAACAGAACTAACGTGCTACAGATATTTTTGATTTGAGATAGATTtttctgtgtacagtactgtatttgtaTCTATAAATAATAATTTACATGGCTTATAAGAGTTATAGAAAAAGAGGTCATGCATCTCTCATCACATTAATTTTCTTAATGGTTATAATTTGGAATAAGCTTTAATATGTCTAccaagggtggtatcctattagcagcagtactttCCCCCTGATGCCAGCATCCTTTTCACCCAATGCCGGTACTTATCAGGAATTCTTCTTCGGGTTCCTCAGGGACtcaaagcataatctgcgataagggGCCACTGGAGCCGCGATAACACGTGGGAATGGGGAtttatccccaatcccatgtgtttttgagCAATCGCGGGTCCTGTTTCAGCCGATCATTATGGACTCTATTTGGATAAtgcaataatgaccatcggtcattaaccaCGATATCCAGACATTTTGATCGCCCGAAACAGCATTGGAGCTAATAGGATACCGACCAAAGTATTTTCAGTGTTATTTGTTTCCATTATTAGTGCTATTAGTTTAATTCTGTTATGATTTTGAATCTTGCCATTCATATATTTATATCCTTCTTATATAATATTGTCTTGCAGAAAGGAGACCAGCATGAAAATTGGGGTTGGCACCTCCAGGAATAACTCTACAGTAAACGGATAGAGGGACTGTATGTAGTGTTGAATGCAAATAAACAGAAAACTAAAATAAAATGTTTCCATGAATTCTTTTTTACACTTTTACATTCATGTTTTGAACTTCTGTTCCTATTATGGGGGGAATTGAATTGATCACGAAAGTTTTGCACACAAAAAATGGGACTGTAGTGTTATTGGGCAATTCAATTGCAGCCCTTTTTTGTGGGAATGCTAACCTGTTTTCACACTAAATAGGATCTGGGTTAAGTTCCTTGATCCATGTGATTCCACTTTCATGAAAACAGGtcagttatcagggatttttttgggGTTTGGCTCTAAGCAggtgaaaaaaatccctgatactGCCAGCTTTTGGAGTTAATTGAATGAACCCACTGGAGTTAAATATGCTAGGGTTATTTAACATGGCTAAATAAATTCACCCTCTATGTCTATTTTAGTGAACTTGATTATGATGCCCTTTTAAAAACTGAAATGGATCTAAAATGCAAAAAGAGATAGATTTTATTTTGGATTGTCAAAATTAAAAAGGAGAAACATTTCTAGGTACATGTTTTTGAAACCGGGCACTGTCCCTGGAAATAAGGACAATTGTTTGACATTAGTTTTTCATATTAAACCTTTAAAAATGACCCCTGTCTGTATATTTATTAACTGCTGTTTATACAGTATTGTGCACacatattattagagatgtgcaccggaaatttttcgggttttgtgttttggttttggattcggttccgctgccttgtttttgattcggacgcattttggcaaaatctcccttaaatttttttgtcggattagggtgtctTTTGGATTTAGGTggctttttttttcaaaaacccctcaaaaacagcttaaatcatagaatttggaggtcattttgatcaaatagtattattaacctcaacaaccataatttccactcatttccagtctattctgaacacctcacacctcacaatattatttttagtcctaaaatttgcaccaaggtcgctggatgactaagctaagcgacccaagtgggcggcacaaacacctggcccatctaggagtggcactgcagtgtcagacaggatggcacttttaaaaattggccccaaacatcacatgatgcaaagattttttttaaaaagaggtgcaagatggaattgtccttgggccctcccacccacccttatgttgtataaacaggacatgcacactttaacaaacccatcatttcagccacagggtctgccacatgactgtggctgaaatgactggttggtttgggcccccaccaaaaaaagaagcaatcaatctcaccttgctcaaactggctctacagaggcaagatgtcaacctcatcatcatcctccgattcctcaccgctttcattgtgtacatccccctcctcacagagtattaattcgtcccc
Proteins encoded in this region:
- the LOC135058145 gene encoding S-antigen protein-like; translated protein: MWELQLKLSTDMKYLILLALVVHALTLPTAYPGTQGPIGPGGPGGTISPGSTDGPVSLGGPESVTGPGGPSILGGPSAPPGPGATPPPPLFGNQGPGNTIGQGGPGSYGSLTGPGGPSIPGGPSAPPGPGSPPPLFGTQGPIGPGGLGSPGILTGPGGPSISGGPSASSGPGAPPPPPLLGNQGPIGTGGPSGPTGPGGPGSFVGHGVLTGPGGPSIPGGPGFPLGPGAPPPPPPFGNVHPVANIKETGQPPHYFLGNRPPPPNNGNPPPDPDSHESIIARPLKENLWDTGNPPVNSALHGRPINKGDQHENWGWHLQE